A window of the Cystobacter fuscus genome harbors these coding sequences:
- a CDS encoding heparin lyase I family protein: MKRTLLLADLLLVIAVSACGAPNTPDTGGTPDSDVADASTTLVVQNCTPLTAQSVLASGNDGNGPQNTMDDQLGTRWSNLGKGSWIDYDLGSLKSMQGVAIAWHEGNLRANTFTLSVSPDGMNYTQVYSGKSTGTTAAAETYTFSALTSRRLRITFQGNTLNEWASIAEARVCAGPATASGVVWKADFETKDRSQWDREQMVSADRLAVVTSPVRQGGYALKATVKQGDDPINSSGNRNELVKMTNEPSGSEYYYRWSTMFAADFPSAKTWQLFTQWHHNGSSGSPPVEFYVYSEEVRLNIGGSPGVIVWKTPLVRGKWHDFIFHVKWSASASEGFVELYYDGQLVLPKRSIATQFSGQVNYLKVGLYRSDTVAPTGVVYHDNWMMARGLQDVL, encoded by the coding sequence GTGAAAAGAACACTGCTGCTGGCAGATCTATTGCTTGTCATCGCCGTCTCCGCGTGCGGCGCTCCCAATACCCCTGACACCGGAGGCACCCCCGACAGCGACGTCGCGGATGCCTCCACGACGCTGGTCGTGCAGAACTGCACCCCCCTCACGGCCCAGTCGGTGCTGGCCAGTGGCAATGATGGAAATGGGCCGCAGAACACGATGGATGACCAGCTCGGCACGCGCTGGAGCAACCTCGGCAAGGGCTCGTGGATCGACTACGACCTGGGCTCGCTCAAGAGCATGCAGGGCGTGGCGATCGCGTGGCACGAGGGGAACCTGCGCGCCAATACCTTCACGCTCTCCGTCTCCCCGGACGGGATGAACTACACGCAGGTCTACTCGGGCAAGAGCACCGGCACGACGGCGGCGGCGGAGACGTACACCTTCAGCGCTCTGACCTCGCGCCGCCTGCGCATCACCTTCCAGGGCAACACCCTCAACGAGTGGGCGAGCATCGCCGAGGCGCGCGTGTGCGCCGGCCCGGCCACCGCCTCCGGCGTGGTGTGGAAGGCGGACTTCGAGACGAAGGATCGCTCGCAGTGGGACAGGGAGCAGATGGTGAGCGCGGACCGGCTGGCGGTGGTGACCTCTCCCGTGCGCCAGGGCGGCTATGCCCTCAAGGCCACCGTGAAGCAGGGGGATGATCCCATCAACTCCAGCGGCAACCGCAACGAGCTGGTGAAGATGACGAACGAGCCCTCGGGCTCGGAGTACTACTACCGGTGGAGCACGATGTTCGCCGCGGACTTCCCGAGCGCCAAGACGTGGCAGCTCTTCACCCAGTGGCACCACAACGGCAGCAGCGGCTCGCCCCCCGTGGAGTTCTACGTGTACAGCGAGGAGGTGCGGCTGAACATCGGCGGCAGCCCGGGAGTCATCGTCTGGAAGACGCCGCTGGTGCGCGGCAAGTGGCACGACTTCATCTTCCACGTGAAGTGGTCCGCCAGCGCCAGCGAGGGCTTCGTCGAGCTGTACTACGACGGCCAGCTCGTGCTGCCCAAGCGCTCCATCGCCACCCAGTTCTCCGGACAGGTCAACTACCTGAAGGTGGGGCTGTACCGCAGCGACACCGTCGCGCCCACGGGCGTCGTCTACCATGACAACTGGATGATGGCCCGCGGCCTCCAGGACGTGCTCTAG
- a CDS encoding TlpA family protein disulfide reductase — protein MDDEQRAPGTRLGRLWHRLRRPAWARLLMDVLLLALLLTGVSLWQTRHLPTGAPAPDLLLRPLSGGEPVRLSSLRGKPVVLSFWAPWCGVCKAESSTLSALQGMVGNSARVMSVAVAYEDEADVHRFAREQAVDYPVLLGGSEAMRAFTLEQFPTTFFISAEGHIERASVGYTTRLGLLWRLWL, from the coding sequence ATGGACGACGAGCAGCGGGCACCAGGTACACGACTCGGGCGGCTGTGGCACCGGCTGCGCCGCCCCGCGTGGGCGCGCCTGCTCATGGACGTGCTGCTGCTGGCGCTGCTCCTCACCGGGGTGTCCCTCTGGCAGACGCGCCACCTGCCCACGGGGGCGCCCGCGCCGGACCTGCTGCTGCGCCCCCTGTCCGGCGGCGAGCCGGTGCGCCTGTCCTCGCTCCGGGGCAAGCCCGTGGTGCTCTCCTTCTGGGCTCCGTGGTGCGGGGTGTGCAAGGCCGAGTCCTCCACCCTCTCCGCGCTCCAGGGCATGGTGGGCAACTCCGCCCGGGTAATGTCCGTGGCGGTGGCCTACGAGGACGAAGCGGACGTGCACCGCTTCGCCCGGGAGCAGGCCGTGGACTACCCCGTGCTGCTCGGCGGCTCCGAGGCGATGCGCGCCTTCACCCTCGAGCAGTTCCCCACCACCTTCTTCATCTCCGCCGAAGGCCACATCGAGCGCGCCTCCGTCGGCTACACCACGCGACTGGGATTGCTCTGGCGCCTGTGGCTGTGA
- a CDS encoding ferritin-like domain-containing protein has protein sequence MSDNSQPFLTDITEIRRRAREHLDRGALTQDYEGDVQVTIKVLNEALATELVCVLRYSSHAVAAQGINSESVKAEFLEHAREENDHAMLLAERISQLGGEANFNPEGLLSRSASQFIQGKNLVEMIREDLIAERIAIQTYQEMIRYFANHDPTTRRLLEEILAKEEEHANDMHDLLVAHQGHPMLNS, from the coding sequence ATGTCCGACAATTCCCAACCATTCCTGACCGACATCACGGAGATCCGCCGCCGGGCACGCGAGCACCTGGACAGAGGTGCCCTCACCCAGGACTACGAGGGGGATGTGCAGGTCACCATCAAGGTGCTCAACGAGGCGCTGGCCACCGAACTCGTGTGCGTGCTGCGCTACAGCTCGCACGCCGTCGCCGCGCAAGGCATCAACAGCGAGTCGGTGAAGGCGGAGTTCCTCGAGCACGCGAGGGAGGAGAACGACCACGCCATGCTGCTTGCCGAGCGCATCAGTCAATTGGGTGGCGAAGCCAACTTCAACCCCGAGGGCCTGCTGTCACGCAGCGCGAGCCAGTTCATCCAGGGCAAGAACCTGGTGGAGATGATCCGCGAGGATCTGATCGCCGAGCGCATCGCCATCCAGACCTACCAGGAGATGATCCGCTACTTCGCCAACCATGACCCGACCACCCGGCGCCTGTTGGAGGAGATCCTCGCCAAGGAGGAGGAGCACGCCAACGACATGCATGACCTGCTCGTCGCGCACCAGGGCCACCCGATGCTCAACAGCTGA
- a CDS encoding 2,3-dihydro-2,3-dihydroxybenzoate dehydrogenase, which produces MGTRAQVALVTGAAQGIGAAVARALAGEATIAALDTKQAGLEALVEGLRERDRRAEAYVADVSDAAAVEAVVERIEHELGPITTLVNVAGVLRMGPVVGFSDADWATTFAVNTHGVFHVSRAVARRMVPRKSGAIVTVGSNASSVPRMQMAAYAASKAASTMFTKCLGLELAQHGIRCNVVSPGSTDTEMQRLLWSDENGAKAVIAGAPETFRVGIPLRRIATPEDIAEAVAFLVSERARHITLHDLCVDGGATLGA; this is translated from the coding sequence ATGGGGACGAGAGCCCAGGTGGCGCTGGTGACGGGAGCGGCGCAAGGCATTGGGGCGGCGGTGGCCCGCGCGCTGGCGGGTGAGGCCACGATCGCGGCGCTCGACACGAAGCAGGCGGGGTTGGAGGCGCTGGTGGAGGGGCTGCGCGAGCGGGATCGCCGGGCCGAGGCCTACGTGGCGGACGTGAGTGACGCGGCCGCCGTGGAGGCGGTGGTGGAGCGCATCGAGCACGAGCTGGGGCCCATCACCACCCTGGTCAACGTGGCGGGCGTGCTGCGCATGGGCCCGGTGGTGGGCTTCAGCGACGCGGACTGGGCGACCACGTTCGCGGTCAACACCCACGGCGTGTTCCACGTCTCGCGCGCGGTGGCCCGGCGCATGGTGCCGCGCAAGTCGGGCGCCATCGTCACCGTGGGCTCCAACGCCTCGAGCGTGCCGCGCATGCAGATGGCCGCCTACGCCGCCTCCAAGGCCGCCTCGACCATGTTCACCAAGTGCCTCGGCCTGGAGCTGGCCCAGCACGGCATCCGCTGCAACGTGGTGTCCCCGGGCTCCACCGACACGGAGATGCAGCGCTTGCTGTGGTCGGACGAGAACGGCGCGAAAGCGGTCATCGCCGGCGCGCCCGAGACGTTCCGCGTGGGCATCCCCCTGCGCCGCATCGCCACGCCGGAGGACATCGCCGAGGCGGTGGCCTTCCTCGTGTCCGAGCGCGCCCGCCACATCACGCTGCACGACTTGTGTGTCGATGGCGGCGCCACCCTGGGCGCCTAG
- the dhbC gene encoding isochorismate synthase DhbC, translating into MSERPMTQTLATQLLDSYEAGSSFFFASPKRTLLTRGTFATVPPLEGPDALQRLPEHVTTVLNEARNAGHDIPVVVGAVPFDGSLSSHLVVPMTFQRGGPLSFDTASPARPSSTARYTVRPVPEPAAYLHGVAQALELMRSSPLRKVVLSRSLHLDTPTPIDLTQLLRNLAQRNTAGYTFAVDLPAQPGTSGGGRRTLIGASPELLVSRSGLQVLANPLAGSAARSADPVEDQRRASALMASPKDLHEHAVVIDAVAEALRPYCKTLDVPAGPSLIHTPTMWHLSSRISGELKDPSISSLTLAAAMHPTPAVCGFPTRLAHEAIGSIEPFDRGFYTGTVGWCDATGDGQWAVTIRCAEADERTLRLFAGAGIVVGSTPESELAETEAKFRTMLQAMGLGQGAEVQP; encoded by the coding sequence ATGTCCGAACGTCCCATGACCCAGACGCTGGCGACCCAACTGCTCGACAGCTACGAAGCGGGTTCCTCGTTCTTCTTCGCCTCGCCCAAGCGCACCCTGCTCACGCGCGGCACCTTCGCCACCGTGCCGCCCCTGGAGGGCCCGGACGCGCTCCAGCGCCTGCCCGAGCACGTGACCACGGTCCTCAACGAGGCGCGCAACGCCGGGCATGACATCCCCGTGGTGGTGGGCGCGGTGCCCTTCGACGGCTCGCTGTCCTCGCACCTGGTGGTGCCCATGACGTTCCAGCGCGGCGGGCCCCTCTCGTTCGACACGGCCTCGCCCGCGCGCCCCTCCTCCACCGCGCGCTACACGGTGCGCCCCGTGCCCGAGCCCGCCGCCTACCTGCACGGCGTCGCCCAGGCCCTGGAGCTGATGCGCAGCAGCCCCCTGCGCAAGGTCGTCCTCTCGCGCTCGCTGCACCTGGACACCCCCACCCCCATCGACCTGACCCAACTGCTGCGCAACCTCGCCCAGCGCAACACCGCGGGCTACACCTTCGCGGTGGACCTGCCCGCCCAGCCCGGCACCTCTGGTGGCGGCCGCCGCACGCTCATCGGCGCCAGCCCCGAGCTGCTCGTGTCGCGCTCCGGACTCCAGGTGCTCGCCAACCCGCTCGCGGGCTCGGCCGCGCGCAGCGCCGATCCCGTCGAGGACCAGCGGCGCGCCTCCGCCCTGATGGCCTCCCCGAAGGATCTCCACGAGCACGCGGTGGTGATCGACGCGGTGGCCGAGGCCCTGCGGCCGTACTGCAAGACGCTGGACGTGCCCGCGGGCCCCTCGCTCATCCACACGCCCACCATGTGGCACCTGTCCAGCCGCATCAGCGGCGAGCTGAAGGATCCCTCCATCTCCTCGCTCACCCTGGCCGCGGCGATGCACCCCACGCCCGCGGTGTGCGGCTTCCCGACCCGGCTGGCACACGAGGCCATCGGCTCCATCGAGCCGTTCGATCGCGGCTTCTACACGGGCACGGTGGGCTGGTGCGACGCGACGGGTGACGGCCAGTGGGCGGTGACCATCCGCTGCGCCGAGGCGGACGAGCGCACGCTGCGGCTCTTCGCGGGCGCGGGCATCGTGGTGGGCTCCACGCCCGAGTCCGAGCTGGCCGAGACCGAGGCGAAGTTCCGCACCATGCTCCAGGCCATGGGGCTCGGGCAGGGCGCCGAGGTGCAGCCGTGA
- a CDS encoding (2,3-dihydroxybenzoyl)adenylate synthase, which produces MSVAGKDILPGFTPWPEEFAARYREAGYWRGETFGQLLRDRATRHPERLALIAGTQRLSYRELDTRVDQLAAGFHALGIRPRDRVVVQLPNIGAFLEVIFALFRLGALPVFALPAHRQAEIGYFCEFTEAVAYIIPDKHSGFDYRTLAEQVRGSVPTLRHVIVVGDAGPFQALSGLYAEPVALSGPAPSDVAFFQLSGGSTGVPKLIPRTHDDYIYSLLGSVEICQLDGDSVYLCALPASHNFPLSSPGTLGTLYAGGTVVMALNPSPDEAFPLIAREKVTITALVPPLAMIWLEAAQARRHDLSSLRVLQVGGARLSDEAAKRVRPTFGCTLQQVFGMAEGLVNYTRLDDDEERISTTQGRPISPADEIRVVDDEDRDVAPGETGHLLTRGPYTIRGYYKAEVHNARAFTTDGFYRTGDLVRVTPQGDLVVEGRAKDQINRGGDKVAAEEVENHLLAHPAVHNVAVVAMPDTFLGERTCAFIIPREKTPPTPAALNAFLRSRGLAAFKIPDRIEFVDAFPQTGVGKVSKKDLRGALAARLGSRT; this is translated from the coding sequence GTGAGCGTGGCCGGCAAGGACATCCTGCCGGGCTTCACCCCGTGGCCCGAGGAGTTCGCCGCGCGCTACCGCGAGGCGGGCTACTGGCGCGGCGAGACGTTCGGCCAGTTGCTCCGGGATCGCGCCACGCGCCACCCCGAGCGCCTGGCGCTCATCGCCGGGACGCAGCGCCTGAGCTACCGGGAACTCGACACCCGCGTGGACCAGCTCGCCGCCGGCTTCCATGCCCTGGGCATCCGTCCGAGGGATCGGGTGGTGGTGCAACTGCCCAACATCGGCGCGTTCCTCGAGGTGATCTTCGCGCTGTTCCGCCTGGGCGCGCTGCCCGTGTTCGCCCTGCCGGCGCACCGCCAGGCGGAGATCGGCTACTTCTGCGAGTTCACCGAGGCGGTCGCCTACATCATCCCCGACAAGCACTCGGGCTTCGACTACCGCACGCTGGCCGAGCAGGTGCGCGGCTCGGTGCCCACGCTGCGGCATGTGATCGTCGTGGGAGACGCGGGTCCGTTCCAGGCACTGAGCGGGCTGTACGCCGAGCCCGTGGCGCTGTCCGGCCCGGCCCCGAGCGACGTGGCCTTCTTCCAGCTCTCGGGCGGAAGCACGGGCGTGCCCAAGCTCATTCCGCGCACGCACGACGACTACATCTACAGCCTGCTGGGCAGCGTGGAGATCTGCCAGCTCGACGGGGACAGCGTGTACCTGTGCGCGCTGCCCGCCTCGCACAACTTCCCGCTCAGCTCGCCGGGCACGCTCGGCACGCTGTACGCGGGCGGCACGGTGGTGATGGCGCTCAACCCCAGCCCCGACGAGGCCTTCCCCCTCATCGCGCGCGAGAAGGTGACGATCACCGCGCTCGTGCCCCCGCTGGCGATGATCTGGCTGGAGGCCGCCCAGGCGCGGCGGCATGACCTGTCGAGTCTGCGGGTACTCCAGGTGGGCGGGGCCCGGCTCAGCGACGAGGCCGCGAAGCGGGTGCGTCCCACCTTCGGGTGCACGCTCCAGCAGGTGTTCGGCATGGCCGAGGGCCTGGTCAACTACACCCGGCTGGACGATGACGAGGAGCGCATCTCCACCACGCAGGGCCGCCCCATCTCCCCCGCCGACGAGATCCGCGTGGTGGACGATGAGGACCGCGACGTCGCTCCGGGCGAGACGGGCCACCTGCTGACGCGCGGCCCCTACACCATCCGGGGCTACTACAAGGCCGAGGTCCACAACGCGCGGGCCTTCACCACCGACGGCTTCTACCGCACGGGAGACCTCGTGCGGGTGACTCCCCAGGGCGACCTGGTGGTGGAGGGACGCGCGAAGGATCAGATCAACCGGGGCGGGGACAAGGTCGCGGCCGAGGAGGTGGAGAACCACCTGCTGGCGCACCCCGCGGTGCACAACGTGGCAGTGGTCGCCATGCCGGACACGTTCCTCGGCGAGCGCACCTGCGCGTTCATCATCCCGCGCGAGAAGACGCCCCCCACCCCCGCCGCGCTCAACGCATTCCTGCGCTCGCGCGGACTGGCGGCCTTCAAGATTCCGGACCGCATCGAGTTCGTCGACGCGTTCCCCCAGACCGGCGTGGGCAAGGTCAGCAAGAAGGACCTGCGCGGAGCGCTCGCCGCCCGCCTGGGCTCCAGGACCTAG
- a CDS encoding isochorismatase family protein, with the protein MALPAIAPYTMPGAAELPMNKVSWTPDPKRAVLLIHDMQNHFVKAFTAGQSPVTELVANIQRLRQHCAALGIPVVYSAQPGGQSIEQRGLLLDFWGMGIAAGPGPEQIIDALKPAEGDIHLTKWRYSAFRRTGLMELLKEKGRDQLIITGIYAHIGCLQTASDGFMSEIQPFLVADALGDFSREQHLLALNYAAKLCAVTTVTDRVIEMLGPVGSVDAREFSPQSVREEVAELLVQAPSELGDDENLLDRGLDSIRIMSLVERWRRKGAEITFVELAERPTLTDWYALLSSSSRQPESVTTR; encoded by the coding sequence ATGGCCCTTCCCGCCATTGCCCCCTACACCATGCCCGGCGCCGCCGAGCTGCCGATGAACAAGGTGTCGTGGACGCCCGATCCCAAGCGCGCGGTGCTGTTGATCCACGACATGCAGAACCACTTCGTGAAGGCCTTCACGGCCGGCCAGTCGCCGGTGACGGAGCTGGTGGCGAACATCCAGCGGCTGCGCCAGCACTGCGCCGCACTGGGCATCCCCGTGGTGTATTCCGCCCAGCCCGGCGGGCAGAGCATCGAGCAGCGCGGCCTGCTGCTGGACTTCTGGGGCATGGGCATCGCCGCCGGTCCCGGCCCGGAGCAGATCATCGACGCGCTGAAGCCCGCCGAGGGCGACATCCACCTCACCAAGTGGCGCTACAGCGCGTTCCGCAGGACGGGGCTGATGGAGCTGCTGAAGGAGAAGGGCCGTGATCAGCTCATCATCACCGGCATCTACGCCCACATCGGCTGCCTGCAGACGGCCAGCGATGGCTTCATGAGCGAGATCCAGCCGTTCCTCGTCGCCGATGCCCTGGGCGACTTCTCCCGCGAGCAGCACCTGCTGGCGCTGAACTACGCGGCGAAGCTGTGCGCCGTCACCACCGTCACCGACCGGGTCATCGAGATGCTGGGGCCGGTGGGCTCGGTGGACGCGCGGGAGTTCTCCCCCCAGAGCGTCCGCGAGGAGGTCGCCGAGCTGTTGGTCCAGGCGCCCTCGGAGCTCGGCGATGACGAGAACCTGCTCGATCGGGGACTCGACTCCATCCGCATCATGAGCCTGGTGGAGCGCTGGAGGCGCAAGGGCGCGGAGATCACCTTCGTGGAGCTGGCCGAGCGTCCGACGCTGACCGACTGGTACGCGCTGCTGTCCTCGAGCTCGCGGCAGCCCGAGTCCGTGACGACGCGCTGA